Genomic segment of Paenalkalicoccus suaedae:
GCGACGATTGGCACGATAATGCGTCCAGTTCGGTAGTATAGATACGAAAATACAATCGCCATAGCAAGATACACAAGGATATTTTCAAAATCCCAGTGAACCACGGCAAAAATCAGTCCGTTACCAACGGCGGCAATCCAAAAGCCAAAGCGTTTTAAAAGCGCTCCGAAGATAACCATACGGAAAACGATCTCTTCTGATACGGGTCCAAAAATCGCAACGGCAAATGCTAAAATCGGCACGGCGTTTGTCATGTCGACGATTTGCTGCGTGTTTTCAGATCCAGGCTCAATGCCGAGCAAAGTCATTTGCAAAATCGCTGCGATGTACTGCGCAGCAAAAGCTAATACGATTCCAATTAGAGACCAGCCGATAGTACCACCAACGTCCATGCGCTGATCTGCGATCGCTGGATTTTTAGGAGCTCGATACGCAATCGCGCTAATAATAAGGAAGGCGATCGTAAAGCTTATAAAAATAGACAGTCCCATTAACTCTGCCTCGGTTGTTGCCAGATCAGTTGCGCCCAAAATGATTGCAATTGGCAGGGGGAACACGAGTTGCGAGAGTGCAAAGACAATTAATATCCACCAATAGTGTTTATTCACGTAGTTATCGCTCCTTTATCTAACATCTTATATATTGTAGCATATGCCTTCTTACTATTCAGTTTTCAGCTATGACGTTTGTGTGAGCGTTGCAATGGGGAAGGGGAGTAAGTGAGGTTGATGGAATCGGTCAAGAATGACGAACGTGCAAACGAGGTGCGAAGTGGCTCAAACAAAGTGTGAGGAGAAGCAAAGGGAGCAGTTGAACGAGCAAACGAGATCGCCAAACGCACTAACGCACTTCCAATACAGCTCTTCATTCACCTTGTCCTTTCTATATGATAGTAAAACATAAGTAGTACAAATAAATTAACTTAGTTTCATAAAAAAATAAGGCGTAAGGGTTGCAAAAAGAAGTGGCGTTTATTAAACTAATACTTGTGTTAGCACTCGTGAATGTCGAGTGCTAACAGATGATGTCAACATAGCACGAATGGTTCGTGCATGAATATTAAAGGAGGGTGTTTTCCTTGTTAAAGCCATTAGGTGATCGTTTAGTTATCGAACTTGTAGCACAAGAAGAAAAAACGGCGAGCGGAATTGTACTTCCGGACTCTGCGAAAGAAAAGCCGCAGGAGGGCCAGGTTGTTGCAGTAGGTAACGGCCGTGTAACAGAGAGCGGAGAGCGCGTGGCGCTTGAAGTAAAAGAAGGAGAAAAAATTCTTTTCTCTAAATACTCTGGTACCGAAGTGAAGTATGAAGGCAAGGAATACTTAATCTTACGCGAAAGCGATGTACTTGCAGTAATCGGCTAATGTAGCGAACGCGAATAAAAGAAGCATATATCTTTGAGGAGGGTTTTACGCATGGCTAAAGAAATTAAATTTAGTGAAGACGCTCGTCGCGCGATGATGCGCGGGGTAGATCGTCTTGCAGATACAGTTAAGGTAA
This window contains:
- a CDS encoding CPBP family intramembrane glutamic endopeptidase — protein: MNKHYWWILIVFALSQLVFPLPIAIILGATDLATTEAELMGLSIFISFTIAFLIISAIAYRAPKNPAIADQRMDVGGTIGWSLIGIVLAFAAQYIAAILQMTLLGIEPGSENTQQIVDMTNAVPILAFAVAIFGPVSEEIVFRMVIFGALLKRFGFWIAAVGNGLIFAVVHWDFENILVYLAMAIVFSYLYYRTGRIIVPIVAHIGINSFVMLVQVVFGEQIQDFLERMEEMEQSAAFIMAVIGRFM
- the groES gene encoding co-chaperone GroES — its product is MLKPLGDRLVIELVAQEEKTASGIVLPDSAKEKPQEGQVVAVGNGRVTESGERVALEVKEGEKILFSKYSGTEVKYEGKEYLILRESDVLAVIG